The following is a genomic window from Pseudothermotoga thermarum DSM 5069.
AAGTTCATATTTGATCATAACGGGGCTAGAAAGTTATGATCAAGTCGAACTACACATCGATGGCTCCACTTTGAACTTACCAGGAAACTCTCTTCGTATACCTTGGGAAAAAGGTAAGAATGCCGAGATAAAACTAATTCCCATCCGAAATAACGATAAATTGCAGCCGATTTTTTTGAAAATCAACGCATCAAAGGACAATCCACCGGTTTTCAGAACCAGGATACCAAGTTATCTACCAGCTGGGAAAATACAGGTGGAATACCTCATTTACGACGATTGGGATACACCCGAGAAGATCACCAAACGAGCTTTCATAGACGGAAATCCTGTGGATATTTTTCGCGAAGGGTACATTGAGCTTGACACGTTTTTTCTTCGCTCTGGTGAAAGAAGGCTTAGGATTGTTCTTAAGGACAGTTCAGGAAAGGTAACCGATCAAACTTATAGGTTTACGGTTGTACCGCATTTACCATCACCACCTTTGGTGAAAGATGGAAAAATTCTTTCAAGCAGACTTCACAGAATTTACACTATCCAAGGTGGAGAAATAATAAACAAGGAAGTTAGTGGAGAAATCGATTTGAAAGAAAGCATTTGCTTTATAACAGATGTCGATGGCGCTGGCAACGAGAGCGCGCCCGTTTTGTTTTACTCGTATCCAAATCTTCAGGTTTTGGAAAATGCCAGCCTAATTTCGCTGACAAGTGGCGAACTTAAAGACAAAGATTACACAGTTCTTGGAAGGGTTATGATAGCCAATAGAGACACGGTTGTTCTAAAATCTGGTGCGTCGTTGAGAATTGCACCAGGTTCTAGCATAATTGTAAGAGGATCCTTCATAGCAGAACCAGGTTCAAGAATATACGGTCAAGGGCAACTTATCATAGGAGACGATGCAAAGGTTATCCTAAACGGTGCCAAAGTAGAAGCAGATGTTTTAATCAACGGGTCAAACATGGTTTGGATCGCTAACAGTAAGATAAATTCAAGAATAAGTGTTTCAAGATCACTGCTTTTAGCTTTTCAAAACGTCAGTTTGAAAGAACTTTTCGCTTCAAACGTACGCCGATTGTGGTTTAACTCGGTATCAATTCAAAATCTTTCTTTGTCAAACATTTCTTACTTTCTTATGGTGGATAGTACAATATCCGAAAGAATTCAAATTGAAGATTTTTCAAATGGTAGAATTTACAACAGCAAATTTTACTCCAACGATCTACCGATTTTTGTGTCCAATTTTTCCCGCATTGAAATGATAGACTGTTGGGTATCGGCAAAAAGATGCGTACTTGTTCAAGACTTTTCGGTTTTCAGAGCTAGAAGCACTCAATTCAACGGCGATAACGCCATCTTTGTTTCTGGTTTCTCCATCTTCGATGGCTTTGCAATCAGTGTAACATCGGCGACCGCGATAACTTTGAGGGATTCTAGAGCAAGATTAGTCCAATCTGAGATCAACGGAAAAACGGTGAGTTTGGGAAGGTCTGAAATTCTAAAACCCTAGAGGGTGAAGAAGTTGCATGAAACCATTCAACGAAAATCTCTTTGAAGGTCTTTTCATAGCAGATGCCGGAAAATCTTACAACGTAACCCACGCTACAGTTGTTTTGGCTTGGAGTTCTACTCCAAACAAAAAGGTGGGAAAAATCGTTGAACTTGGTTGTGCCACAGGTGCTGTGGCTGCTTATCTTGCAAAAAATTTCAACGTACAAGTCGTTGGAGTGGAAAAGGAAAAATATTTGGCAGAACTTGCACAAGAAACAGTTAAAAGAAACAACTTGTCTGATAAGGTCAAAATTTACAACATTTCTTGTTGTGATGTGAAAAAGTATCTACCATGTGAAAGCTTTGACATGGTCGTTGCAAATCCTCCACATAATCTTTCGCATGTTCCTAGTCCTGATGAAATTCGCAGAAAAACTAGAACTGCTGATTTATCAACGGTGGAGGAGTTTGTCGATGCAACCTTTTATTTGCTTCGAAATCGAGGATATTTCGTCTACGTACTTTCTCCAAACCATCTGACTTTTTGGCTTGAAAGGTTCTTAGAAAGGAAGCTTCAACCAAAAACTTTGATCCCAGTTTACGGAGAAAAAACTAGATCCGCCGTCTTGGTGGTTTTAAAAGGTGTGAAAAATGGGGGCATCGGTTTGAAGATAGAGCCCCCGCTGATCTTGAAAAAATCTTAGACTATTTTCAATTCCTTAACTTTATTTTCGACAATGTATTTTGTATCGCGTGCAATCACCAATTCCTCGTTGGTTGGGATTACCAAAACGGCAACTTTTGAATCAGGCGTGGAAATGATTCTCTCAACGCCTTTGACGTTGTTCAAGTTCTTGTCGATCTTAACTCCCAAAAATCCAAGATATTCACAAACCTTTTCTCTAATGTACGGAGAATTTTCGCCAACACCTGCTGTAAAAACAATTGCATCGACACCATTCATGGCTGCGGTATAAGCACCAATGTACTTTGCTATCCTGTATATGTAAATATCCAAAGCAAGCTGAGCCAATTCATTGCCGTGCAAAGCGGCATCTTCGATATCTCTCATATCCGAACTGAAATTCTTCGTTAAACCCAAAACTCCACTCTTCTTGTTCAAAATGTCATAAACTTGGTCAACCGACAAACCAAGATTCTGTTGCAAGTATACAACTATTGCAGGGTCTATATCTCCACACCTGGTTCCCATGACAAGCCCTTCCAAAGGAGTAAATCCCATGGATGTATCTATTGACTTGCCATGCCTAATTGCAGCGATCGAAGCACCGTTTCCAAGATGACAGGTTATAACTTTGAAATCGTAATAATCTCTTCCGAGGATCTCTGCAGCCCTTCTTGAAACATACCTGTGGCTGGTTCCATGGAAACCATATCTTCTTATCTTGTATTTTTCATAGAACTCATATGGAATGGCGTATAAAAAGGCTTTTTTCGGCATAGATTGGTGGAAAGCAGTGTCAAAAACGGCAACACTTGGTACGTTTGGAAGCAGTTTTTGAATCGCTTTAATACCGAGTATGTTCGGCGGATTGTGAAGTGGAGCAAGGTATGCGTTTTCTTCTAAAGCTTTCATGACATCATCGTCAATCAAAACAGAGCTTGCAAAAGCTTCTGCACCGTGTACAACCCTATGACCAACTGCTGCAATCTCTGAAAGATCTTTTATCACGCCTATCTCTGGATCCAAAAGAACGTCCAAAATGAGTTTGATGGCTTCTTCATGGTTTTTAAGAGGCCTTTCTATCACATGTTTGTCCTCACCAATCCGATGAACCAGGCGACTTCCATCAATTCCGATCCTTTCCGCTATACCTTTGCACAGGACCTTTTCTCCATCCATTTCGATGAATTGATACTTCACCGATGAGCTTCCGCAGTTGAGGACCAGTATTTTCACACTCTTTCCCTCCTTAACTTTTATAATAACGTCCATCAAAGGTTTTCACGATTTTTCCAGAAAGTTCGTACTCGGTGAGCTTTACCAAAACCTCTGATACGCTTAAGCCAACTTTTTCAGCGATTTCTTCAACTTGCATTGGACCATCTTTGAAAATTTCAAGAAAATCGTCTTTTGTTTTTTCTACTTCACCTTTTATTCCATAAAGATCAAAAATCTGTTGACAATCCGTAAGGGGAATAGCTCCCATTTTGATCAGCCAGTTACAACCTTCGCTGGATTTTCTGTCTATGTCGCCGGGTACTGCAAAGACTTCTCTTCCCATTTCGGCAGCTTGACGCGCCGTTATCAAAGCGCCACTTTCCAAAGGTGCTTCCACAACGATTGTAGCACGAGATAAGCCGGCTATGATCCGATTTCTCATTGGAAATTGGTATTTAGCCGGCTTTGTACCCATTGGAAACTCGCTGATTAAGCATCCGGTTTGAACAATCTTCTCATAGATTCTCCTGTTCGAAGAAGGATAGCAAATATCAACCCCTGTACCAAGAACTGCAACAGTTTTCCCGCCAAGCTCCAAAGCTGTTTCGTGTGCAAAAGCGTCTATCCCAAACGCCAGGCCACTGACGATAACAAAATCAGCTTGAACAAGCTGCGAAACTATTTTCTTTACGACCGCTTTGCCGTAACTGGTAGGCTTTCTTGTGCCAACAACGGATATGCATCTTTCGTTTAAAAGTTTCACATTGCCAAGACAAAAAAGAACAGGAGGCGGAGAAAAAGTTTCTCTTAAAAGTTTCGGATAATCTTCGTGCCAGTAGTCTATCAACTTTACCCCGTGTTCTTCGATTTTTCTTTTTTGATCCAAAAGAAATTTTTCGTCGTATCTTGCTTTGAATTTTTCATTTCCCTGCAAAAAATCCGATTCAAGGATATCTTTCAACGTTTTTCCCTTGATCGACTCTATCTCTTCAACTTTGAACTTTCCAAAATGGCTGAGCGCAAAGATTTCAATTGGCTGCATTTTGTTTCAATATCTCCTTTATCTTCTCAGGAACACCTGCAGCTTTTCCAGGTAAACACATATCTGGAGTTGCTTTCCCAGCGACAACCGCTTTTGCAAAACCATCGCAACCAGGATAACCGCACGCACCACAGTTTGCACCTGGAAGAACTTGCCTTACAAGTTCCACACGTGGATCTTCTTTAACTTCAAATTTTTTTGCAGAGTATGCAAGAAAAGTTCCAAAAGCAAAGCCAAGAATCGCAAGCAATATAGTTGAATAAACAATTGTCAGCATCGTTTACCACACTCCTTATAGCTTTATCAAACCTTGAAAGCCCATGAAAGCCATTGAAATTATCGATGCTATTATCAACGCTATGGGCAAGCCTTCAAAAGGCTTTGGCAAATCGTACAGTTCGAGTCTTTCCCTGATTCCAGCGAAAATCACCAAGGCAAGCAAAAATCCCAATCCTGCACCAAGGGCATGGAATATCGATTCAAGAAGAGAATACTTTGCCTGGGCGTTCAATATGGCAACACCGAGTATTATACAATTTGTCGTTATCAAAGGAAGGTATATTCCAAGCGCTTCGTACAACCCAGGACTGTTCTTTTTCAAGAATAACTCAACGAACTGAACAAAGGTTGCTATGACGAGAATGAATGTAACGGTCCTCAAAAAGTCTATTCCCAGTGCAACCAAAAGCCTGTTGACAAACCACGTTATCGTCGAGGACATGACGAGGACGAAAGTTGCAGCAAATCCCATTCCAACGGCTGTATCCATCTTCTTTGATACGCCGAGAAACGGACAAATTCCCAAAAATCTTATGAACACATAGTTGTTTATGAGAATTGCGGAAAAGAGTATCAAGAAAACCCTCATTTGCTTTCACTTCCTTTCTTGCGTTTTAAAGAAATCCAAGCAAAAAGTGCAGCCAATAAACCAAGAGTCATGTAAGCACCGGGAGGAAGTATCATGACAAACATGTTGAAAGATTTTTCCCAAACTTTTATTCCAAAGATTGTTCCAGAACCAAGAAGTTCTCTTATGCTTCCAAGAAGCACCAGCGATCCAGTAAAGCCCAAGCCATTACCAAGTCCATCCAGTGCTGAATGCCATATGCTGTTTTTAGAGGCAAAAGCTTCAGCACGTCCCATTATTATACAGTTCACAACGATTAAAGGTATGAACAAACCCAAAGTCTTCCAAAGATCGTAAGTGAACGCGTGCATCAAAAGGTCGATGATAGTCACGAAGGTCGCTATAACCACTATGAATATCGGTATTCTCAAATTTTTTGGAACGGTTTTTCTTATCGCAGAAATGACGATGTTGGACATCGTTAAAACGCTAGTTGCTGCAAGTCCCATACCAAAACCGTTGATTGCACTTGTTGTCACCGCCAAGGTAGGGCACATTCCAAGAACTTGCACATAGGTCGGATTTTCTTTGAAAAATCCTTTCGTAAATTCTTTCAGAGAGCTCATTTTAACACCTCCGTGTACAGATATTGGATCATCACAGTTAAAGCGTCTGCCACAGCTCTGGAGGTTATTGTCGCACCGGTCATAACGTCACTGATTTTTGCTATCCCTTTCTTCTTTGCTTCTTCTGGAGACAGATGAGTCGCCCTTGCATCCACGTCCACAAGAATGCCGTTCTTTATGGCCTCTGCTGGCATTGGATAGAACCTTCTTTGGACTTCCTCTTCACCTATCCTTGCCCCCAGTCCAGGGGTTTCTTTGGCATACTCTGTCACACGCACGGAGAAAAGCTCAAAACCTTCAGGCTTTTTAATAAAGCTGGCAACAACTTTTACTTCCCCGCCATAACCAATACCTGAACCTGTGAGAACATAAATATCACCCAAAGGTGATTTGAACTTGTAAACTGGCGCATAAACTTTTCCAAATGGGTCGGAGAAAATAACACCTTCGCCCTCTGCTGCTTCCAATCCCGCCTTTATTTCAGACAGTGAAGTTATGTAGTTTCCTTTGTCATCCTTCAAAACCGTTTCAATAGCCTGCAACTTCTCCGATAGTTCGGCCAAAAGAATCCTATCTCTTGTTACAACGTAAACGATCCCAAGGGCAAATCCAGCTATGGCGCAATAAGCCAACAAGATCAAACCCATCTTCATGTATTCTTTCATGCTCTAACCTCCCCAAAGATTTTAGGTTTGAAAACTCTGTCTATCAACGGCGTGATGGCATTCATGAGAAGTATGGCAAGGGAAACTCCCTCAGGATAACCGGCGAAGAATCTTATCACCATGGTGACAATACCACAACCCAAGCCAAAAACAGCTTGGCCTTTCAAAGTCATCGGGGTTGTAACCATATCCGTTGCCATAAACAAAGCACCAAGCATTAAACCACCTGCAAGAATGTGAAGCAATGGTGTTCCAAATCTCTCTGGATTGACAAAATAGGTTATACTGGAAAAGACAAAAACAGTTCCAATGTAGGTTACAGGTATCATGATCTTTATACGCTTTCTAAAAACCAAGTAGGCAAAACCTATTAAAAGCATCAAAGCGCTTGTCTCTCCGATACAACCTCCCACGTTTCCTAAGAAAAGATCCAAGTAGGAAAATTTAGCTATAACCTGCGAAAATCCTTGTTGCTTCAAAACACCAAGAGCAGTGGCAGAAGTCAAAGCATCCGGTGCAAAAGCTTTAAACGAAGAAACTGGATTGATCCACCTTGTCATCAAAGTTGGAAAAGATATGAGCAGAAAAACTCTTCCAACCAAAGCTGGATTGAAGATATTTTGACCAATTCCACCAAAAGCCTGCTTTGCAACACCTATGGCTACCACTATTCCTATGAGTAAAAGCCACCAAGGTGCCGTCGGTGGAAGGTTCATGGCAAGAAGTAAGCCCGTTACCGCAGCACTCAAATCTGGTGTAAAATCTTTTTGCTTTCTCAAAACTTTAACTATGAACAATTCTATCAATTCAGCTATCAACGCACCAAAAATACAGAGCACCAGAGCATACCAACCAAAGAAAAGCGCACCTGCCGCAACGGCTGGAGCAAGCGCGATCAAAACGTCCGCCATTATTTTTCTGACAGAGTCATCCGTCCTAAGATGGGGTGCATCCTTGACTACCAGGTTCATTTCTTACCACCCCTTATCGCTTGGTAAACTTTCTTAGCAAGTTTTATGGCTCTCACATGTTCCACTTTGGATGGACAAACGTAAGCGCAAACACCGCATTCGATACAGCTAAATAAACCCTCAGAATACGCCGCATCGTATTTTTTCTTCGTTGAAAGATAGTAGAGCAAATACGGCTGCAGTCCCATTGGACAAGCCTGAACACATTTGCTGCAGCGAATGCAGTTTTTTTGAACGGATGGTTTTTCCTTCAGCAAAACGGTGATCCCGCTTGTACCCTTCATTATCGGTATATCGAGTCGATTTATTGCTATTCCAGTCATCGGACCTCCCAAAATCACCCTTTCTGCGTCTTCTTTTAACCCCCCGGCGAAGTTTAAAAGTTGCTCCACAGTTGTTCCTATGCGAGCATAAACATTCACAGGATTTTTAACCCCTTCACCGCTTATGGTCAGGGCACGTCGCACAAGTGGCTTTCTGTCAACCACGGCTTCTTTTATGGCTATCACTGTTTGAACATTCTGAACCACAACACCAACGTCCATTGGAAGTCCGCCAACCGGTACTTTCCTTCCAGTTATAGCGTAGATAAGTTGTTTTTCGGCTCCCTGCGGATATTTTGTCTTAAGAAGTTTTACTTCTATTTTGTCGGCTGAATCAAGAAAACTCTTCAAATGTTTATAAGCATCTAACTTGTTCGATTCAACACCTATGTAAGCTTTTTCTGCTCCAAGTATCTTCATGACAATTTGTATCCCAATGATTAGATCTTGCGTTCTTTCCAAAAGCAACCTGTGATCAACTGTTAGGTAAGGTTCACATTCAGCACCGTTGACGATAAACACATCTATCTTTTTGTCAGGTGGTGGGTTTAATTTAACGTGAGTTGGAAACATTGCGCCACCAAGTCCAACTATCCCGGCTTTTTTGACAACATCAATCAACTGTTCTTTGGTCATGCTTTGCCAATCTTGCTCGTGATCCAAAAGTTGCCACTCATCATTTGATGTTCGTTCAATCACCACCACGTCCATGGGTCTGCCTTGAATTGGATGATAAATCTTGTCAATCTTCTTAACAACACCGGTCACCGGAGAATGAACATAGGCTGAAATGAATCCGCCTGGTTCACCGATAACTTGACCAGTTTTCACAAAATCATTTTCTTTCACTACGCATTTTGCAGGTGCTCCAGCGTGATTTGAAAGAAAGACATAAACTATTTCGGGAACAAGCATTTCAGCGATGGAGACTTTGTTTGAGAGTTCTTTTTTCTCAGGAGGATGCGTCCCACCTTTGAAAGTTAGCATTTTCACGTTCTCGCCTCCTCGATAAATCTTTCACCGTTTAACAACTCTTCCGCATGTATGTTGTAAAGATATTTTCCGGGTTTTTCGTTGTAGTACGGCCTTGTACAGTCGGGACACCCACTTGTTAAAAAAGCCTTTTGGTAATCCTCTGGGAGATCTTTGAAACCAACTATCGCATCATTTTCAAATATTATTGAATCCGATTTGCCTTCGAAAATGAGCCACCTTGCAAGCTGAATTTTTCTGTATCTTTCCAAAGATGGTGGGGTATGATTTTCAAGTTTGCTACCTTTAACAGGAGTGAAGGCAAAGAGGGCGACGGCAACGTTTATCTTACTCATTCTCTCAATAATTTGAACGATTTCTCGATCGGTTTCACCTAATCCTACAATCAAATGGGTTGAAATTTTTCCAGGATAAAGCTGGGCAGCTTCCTCGATGAGATTCAAGGTTTTCTTCAAGTTTCCTCCGCGTATTTTTCTGTAAAGATCTTCGTTGGCAACGTCTATTGCTATTCCTATTCTTTCTGCACCAGCTTCAAAATATTGCTTAACCTCTTCGATATCACAAACCCGAACTGAAATTGATATGGGTATTTCAAGCGACTTTAACGCTTTTAAAAGATTCAGCAGATCTTGCTTGTAGTTTTTGTAAGATACAACCTGAAGGCAAATCCTTGAAAAAACATCCTTTTTCAAGGATTTGACCAAATCGTCCAAAGATATTTCCAACCACAAAACTCGACTGAGAAATTCTCGGCGGGAAGATGACTCAAAAGAATGGGTGCAGTACAAGCAATTGTATTGGCACCTTCCATCGAGAAGTAGATATGCTGTCTTCAATCCTGCAGGTACGTTACCTTTTCTTATTCCCAATTTGTACAAAGTCCCAACTGATGCGTGAATTATCAAATTGTTTTTTACCTCCCAAAGTGCACGTGAAAATCCACGTTATTCTTTGAAAGAGTAAAACCATCCTCTTTTTCAATTATCTCAAAACCATTGATATTTTTGCAAATTTCACATTTAACAAATTGTCTCACAAGAACGTTTACAACAGTTCTGTTTGCCAAGTCGTACTCAAAAGCTCTTTGGTTCACCGTTTCGTACAGCGCGACTGTTTGAAACACAAAACCGATTGAAATTAACAGTACCAAAATTCCAAACAAAGCGTCAACCAAAATAAATCCTTTCATAGCATGAAGAAATACGAAAAAACCAAAACTATTCCAAGAATCATCAAAGTGAGCAAGAAGGCTATCAAAAGATCCTGTTTTTCAAAACTGGAAGCCGCTTTGTAATTACCTTGCACTGCAGGACGAACAACTGCTTTTTCTTCTTTCAGCATCTCTTCTATTTTACTTTCCCAACTTTTTTCTTCCATTTGGGAGATTTTTTCTTCGTATCTTGAATAATCGCTCATAACCTTTATCGATTTCGGAACGATTGCTTTCCCAACAAATCCATTTCCCATATCAACTTTTATCAGAAAGTAATCGGTTTTCTTTCCCTTAACAAGTTCTTTGGCGATCAGTGTGCCTGCAAGTGGAACAACATTCACTCCTTTTGAAAAATGTTTGGGATAAAGCGTTTTCAATAGTTCCAAATGCTCAGGTTTCCGAACGTTCAAAACAACAAAAAATATCGGATCACCGAGATCAAAATCCGCGATCGTTCTTCCTTTTATTGGGTCAATCAATGGAAAAACTTCCGGTAGGTCAACCAAATCAGCTCTTTTCAAAGTGTCCGCAAAACCTTCGTTTTCAAATTCCTCAAGCAGTTGCGTAAAACTTTCCGCAGAAAGCTCTTCGTGAGTTACTTCGCTGAATTCCACAG
Proteins encoded in this region:
- a CDS encoding tRNA1(Val) (adenine(37)-N6)-methyltransferase codes for the protein MKPFNENLFEGLFIADAGKSYNVTHATVVLAWSSTPNKKVGKIVELGCATGAVAAYLAKNFNVQVVGVEKEKYLAELAQETVKRNNLSDKVKIYNISCCDVKKYLPCESFDMVVANPPHNLSHVPSPDEIRRKTRTADLSTVEEFVDATFYLLRNRGYFVYVLSPNHLTFWLERFLERKLQPKTLIPVYGEKTRSAVLVVLKGVKNGGIGLKIEPPLILKKS
- the ackA gene encoding acetate kinase is translated as MKILVLNCGSSSVKYQFIEMDGEKVLCKGIAERIGIDGSRLVHRIGEDKHVIERPLKNHEEAIKLILDVLLDPEIGVIKDLSEIAAVGHRVVHGAEAFASSVLIDDDVMKALEENAYLAPLHNPPNILGIKAIQKLLPNVPSVAVFDTAFHQSMPKKAFLYAIPYEFYEKYKIRRYGFHGTSHRYVSRRAAEILGRDYYDFKVITCHLGNGASIAAIRHGKSIDTSMGFTPLEGLVMGTRCGDIDPAIVVYLQQNLGLSVDQVYDILNKKSGVLGLTKNFSSDMRDIEDAALHGNELAQLALDIYIYRIAKYIGAYTAAMNGVDAIVFTAGVGENSPYIREKVCEYLGFLGVKIDKNLNNVKGVERIISTPDSKVAVLVIPTNEELVIARDTKYIVENKVKELKIV
- the dprA gene encoding DNA-processing protein DprA, which gives rise to MQPIEIFALSHFGKFKVEEIESIKGKTLKDILESDFLQGNEKFKARYDEKFLLDQKRKIEEHGVKLIDYWHEDYPKLLRETFSPPPVLFCLGNVKLLNERCISVVGTRKPTSYGKAVVKKIVSQLVQADFVIVSGLAFGIDAFAHETALELGGKTVAVLGTGVDICYPSSNRRIYEKIVQTGCLISEFPMGTKPAKYQFPMRNRIIAGLSRATIVVEAPLESGALITARQAAEMGREVFAVPGDIDRKSSEGCNWLIKMGAIPLTDCQQIFDLYGIKGEVEKTKDDFLEIFKDGPMQVEEIAEKVGLSVSEVLVKLTEYELSGKIVKTFDGRYYKS
- a CDS encoding RnfABCDGE type electron transport complex subunit B, encoding MTIVYSTILLAILGFAFGTFLAYSAKKFEVKEDPRVELVRQVLPGANCGACGYPGCDGFAKAVVAGKATPDMCLPGKAAGVPEKIKEILKQNAAN
- the rsxA gene encoding electron transport complex subunit RsxA; its protein translation is MRVFLILFSAILINNYVFIRFLGICPFLGVSKKMDTAVGMGFAATFVLVMSSTITWFVNRLLVALGIDFLRTVTFILVIATFVQFVELFLKKNSPGLYEALGIYLPLITTNCIILGVAILNAQAKYSLLESIFHALGAGLGFLLALVIFAGIRERLELYDLPKPFEGLPIALIIASIISMAFMGFQGLIKL
- the rsxE gene encoding electron transport complex subunit RsxE yields the protein MSSLKEFTKGFFKENPTYVQVLGMCPTLAVTTSAINGFGMGLAATSVLTMSNIVISAIRKTVPKNLRIPIFIVVIATFVTIIDLLMHAFTYDLWKTLGLFIPLIVVNCIIMGRAEAFASKNSIWHSALDGLGNGLGFTGSLVLLGSIRELLGSGTIFGIKVWEKSFNMFVMILPPGAYMTLGLLAALFAWISLKRKKGSESK
- a CDS encoding RnfABCDGE type electron transport complex subunit G, whose protein sequence is MKEYMKMGLILLAYCAIAGFALGIVYVVTRDRILLAELSEKLQAIETVLKDDKGNYITSLSEIKAGLEAAEGEGVIFSDPFGKVYAPVYKFKSPLGDIYVLTGSGIGYGGEVKVVASFIKKPEGFELFSVRVTEYAKETPGLGARIGEEEVQRRFYPMPAEAIKNGILVDVDARATHLSPEEAKKKGIAKISDVMTGATITSRAVADALTVMIQYLYTEVLK
- a CDS encoding RnfABCDGE type electron transport complex subunit D, whose translation is MNLVVKDAPHLRTDDSVRKIMADVLIALAPAVAAGALFFGWYALVLCIFGALIAELIELFIVKVLRKQKDFTPDLSAAVTGLLLAMNLPPTAPWWLLLIGIVVAIGVAKQAFGGIGQNIFNPALVGRVFLLISFPTLMTRWINPVSSFKAFAPDALTSATALGVLKQQGFSQVIAKFSYLDLFLGNVGGCIGETSALMLLIGFAYLVFRKRIKIMIPVTYIGTVFVFSSITYFVNPERFGTPLLHILAGGLMLGALFMATDMVTTPMTLKGQAVFGLGCGIVTMVIRFFAGYPEGVSLAILLMNAITPLIDRVFKPKIFGEVRA
- the rsxC gene encoding electron transport complex subunit RsxC; this encodes MLTFKGGTHPPEKKELSNKVSIAEMLVPEIVYVFLSNHAGAPAKCVVKENDFVKTGQVIGEPGGFISAYVHSPVTGVVKKIDKIYHPIQGRPMDVVVIERTSNDEWQLLDHEQDWQSMTKEQLIDVVKKAGIVGLGGAMFPTHVKLNPPPDKKIDVFIVNGAECEPYLTVDHRLLLERTQDLIIGIQIVMKILGAEKAYIGVESNKLDAYKHLKSFLDSADKIEVKLLKTKYPQGAEKQLIYAITGRKVPVGGLPMDVGVVVQNVQTVIAIKEAVVDRKPLVRRALTISGEGVKNPVNVYARIGTTVEQLLNFAGGLKEDAERVILGGPMTGIAINRLDIPIMKGTSGITVLLKEKPSVQKNCIRCSKCVQACPMGLQPYLLYYLSTKKKYDAAYSEGLFSCIECGVCAYVCPSKVEHVRAIKLAKKVYQAIRGGKK
- a CDS encoding radical SAM protein — encoded protein: MIIHASVGTLYKLGIRKGNVPAGLKTAYLLLDGRCQYNCLYCTHSFESSSRREFLSRVLWLEISLDDLVKSLKKDVFSRICLQVVSYKNYKQDLLNLLKALKSLEIPISISVRVCDIEEVKQYFEAGAERIGIAIDVANEDLYRKIRGGNLKKTLNLIEEAAQLYPGKISTHLIVGLGETDREIVQIIERMSKINVAVALFAFTPVKGSKLENHTPPSLERYRKIQLARWLIFEGKSDSIIFENDAIVGFKDLPEDYQKAFLTSGCPDCTRPYYNEKPGKYLYNIHAEELLNGERFIEEART
- a CDS encoding DUF4899 domain-containing protein; this translates as MDFYFVKYKFRGRVTGEDGVGYFFGKVNDAPEYDLIVVPTRFANYLSIDLSADYVTFTKNFSELKRRIFQQIPEAEDMTRELSNYLKSYINRKGGPLFGSELTAAIQGKDADLVHYIIQEVFKEWAPKVEVAVEFSEVTHEELSAESFTQLLEEFENEGFADTLKRADLVDLPEVFPLIDPIKGRTIADFDLGDPIFFVVLNVRKPEHLELLKTLYPKHFSKGVNVVPLAGTLIAKELVKGKKTDYFLIKVDMGNGFVGKAIVPKSIKVMSDYSRYEEKISQMEEKSWESKIEEMLKEEKAVVRPAVQGNYKAASSFEKQDLLIAFLLTLMILGIVLVFSYFFML